The following proteins come from a genomic window of Rutidosis leptorrhynchoides isolate AG116_Rl617_1_P2 chromosome 10, CSIRO_AGI_Rlap_v1, whole genome shotgun sequence:
- the LOC139872879 gene encoding protein LURP-one-related 8-like, translating to MTKVYPKTVLPPLVTSDRQRFFTESSTVGRNVNPVVLTVWKKSLLFNCDGFTVYDTKGNLVFRVDNYAASNKAEVVLMDCAGHSLLTIRRKRLSLPDSWLVYDGENKVNPRFSATKHVNFLNTKSLAHVSTTIGSPKNGNKKNIAYEIEGSYAQRCCVVYDDKRRRVAEIKRKEAVRGVALGGDVFCLVVQPEIDPTIAMTLIVLLDQMFGGSSRRF from the exons ATGACAAAAGTATACCCCAAAACTGTTCTTCCACCTCTTGTTACTTCAGACCGGCAAAGATTCTTCACTGAATCCTCAACCGTTGGCCGGAACGTTAACCCCGTTGTTCTCACAGTTTGGAAGAAATCTTTGTTGTTCAATTGTGATGGATTTACAGTGTATGATACGAAAGGAAACCTCGTTTTTCGAGTCGATAATTATGCTGCAAGCAACAAGGCTGAAGTTGTTCTCATGGATTGCGCTGGTCATTCTCTACTTACTATTCGCCGTAAG AGGTTAAGTCTACCGGATAGTTGGCTAGTTTACGATGGAGAAAATAAAGTTAATCCACGTTTCTCAGCAACGAAACACGTGAACTTTCTTAACACGAAGTCACTAGCTCATGTTAGCACTACAATCGGATCACCAAAAAACGGAAATAAAAAGAACATAGCCTACGAAATTGAAGGATCTTACGCGCAAAGATGTTGTGTCGTGTATGATGACAAACGTCGTCGTGTAGCTGAAATAAAGCGTAAAGAAGCCGTCAGAGGTGTTGCTTTAGGCGGAGATGTTTTTTGTCTAGTTGTACAACCGGAAATAGACCCCACTATTGCGATGACACTAATCGTCCTTCTAGACCAGATGTTTGGTGGTTCGTCTAGAAGATTttga
- the LOC139870006 gene encoding uncharacterized protein, translated as MDMLSGVKLNSHAKDLWIWKAGGSEIFSTKGLTNLLNSRLLIPSSNSRETLCNKLVPKKIEVFVWRANKKRLPVLVELDKRGIDLHSVRYPLCDNDIETVNHSLILCKHAFDVWCKVFDWWGRGGIPFVNVEDMFTDAGQTNTCVGKSIWQAVIWSTTYLIWKNRNQKVFSNKSWNTPMALNEIQIKSYEWVAKRCKVKSLDWHT; from the coding sequence ATGGACATGCTCTCGGGTGTAAAACTAAATTCTCACGCAAAAGATTTGTGGATATGGAAAGCGGGCGGTAGCGAGATTTTCTCAACAAAAGGTCTAACGAACTTGCTCAACTCGAGACTTTTAATCCCAAGTAGCAATAGTCGTGAAACATTGTGTAACAAATTAGTGCCGAAAAAAATTGAAGTCTTCGTTTGGAGAGCAAATAAAAAACGTCTTCCGGTATTGGTAGAGCTTGATAAGAGAGGTATTGATCTTCATTCGGTTCGTTATCCGTTATGTGATAACGATATTGAAACGGTAAACCACTCTCTTATCTTGTGTAAACATGCGTTCGATGTGTGGTGCAAAGTGTTCGATTGGTGGGGACGAGGTGGTATTCCCTTTGTTAATGTTGAAGATATGTTCACGGATGCGGGTCAAACAAATACATGTGTAGGCAAAAGTATATGGCAAGCGGTTATTTGGTCGACTACATATCTTATTTGGAAAAACCGAAATCAAAAGGTCTTTTCAAATAAATCGTGGAACACACCTATGGCATTAAACGAGATACAAATTAAAAGCTACGAGTGGGTTGCCAAAAGATGCAAGGTAAAGTCGTTGGATTGGCATACATAG